One window of the Onthophagus taurus isolate NC unplaced genomic scaffold, IU_Otau_3.0 ScKx7SY_16, whole genome shotgun sequence genome contains the following:
- the LOC111418725 gene encoding uncharacterized protein, with amino-acid sequence MTSTRRNKSETNSFELVLNENESLIGEKDDLQVDLQNIICGGNTVLLDGNQYYIHSNEVEAVILNPDEGNNAIQDVYIKDNEEEPIQFVQEEIESNSNLIYSVGGKRLKLENGKIFNLEGIQQFTDELGILNQFRSICCNKRWATSFATF; translated from the exons ATGACTTCAACCCGGCGGAATAAATCGGAAACGAACAGTTTCGAATTGGTGTTAAACGAAAACGAATCATTAATCGGTGAGAAAGACGATTTACAAGTCGATTTGCAAAAT ataatttgtGGTGGCAACACTGTTTTGTTGGACGGAAATCAATACTATATTCATTCCAATGAAGTTGAAGCGGTTATTTTGAATCCTGATGAGGGAAATAACGCGATTCAAGATGTTTATATCAAAGATAACG AGGAAGAACCGATTCAATTCGTCCAAGAGGAGATTGAAAGTAATTCTAACCTCATTTATTCTGTTGGAGGTAAACGATTAAAGCTAGAAAATGGGAAGATATTTAATTTGGAGGGAATACAGCAATTCACTGATGAATTGGGGATTTTAAACCAA ttCCGTTCAATATGCTGTAATAAAAGATGGGCAACTTCATTTGCAACTTTCTGA